One window from the genome of Gammaproteobacteria bacterium encodes:
- the rpoA gene encoding DNA-directed RNA polymerase subunit alpha, producing the protein MKPKNIRCIQDGAHKARIVIEPLDRGFGYTLGNALRRVLLSSMEGCAIVEAQVENVLHEYTAIEGVQEDVTDIMLNLKEVAIRLHSKDEASFALSKKGPGAMRAGDISVGHDGEVMNPDHVIASLTKPVELKMEVRVARGRGYHPAMSESDPDGESVIGRMKLDASFSPIRRVAYDVQRARVERRTDLDKLTLEIETDGTIAPGQALSKASGILIDQFAMFADLSKERDEESRPEEEKTDADQLLALPVDDLDLTVRSANRLKGYDIHYIADLVGKSESELLQTPNLGKKSLTEIKEALAAKGLSLGMSQAGAATEKDRK; encoded by the coding sequence TTGAAGCCAAAAAATATCCGGTGCATACAGGACGGCGCCCACAAGGCGCGCATAGTCATCGAACCGCTGGACAGGGGTTTCGGATACACTCTGGGGAATGCCTTGCGCAGAGTGCTGCTTTCCTCCATGGAGGGGTGCGCGATCGTGGAGGCCCAGGTAGAGAATGTCCTGCACGAGTACACTGCCATCGAGGGAGTCCAGGAAGACGTGACGGACATCATGCTGAACCTGAAGGAGGTGGCCATCCGCCTGCATTCGAAGGACGAAGCGTCGTTCGCGTTGAGCAAAAAGGGCCCCGGCGCGATGCGGGCGGGGGACATATCGGTGGGGCATGACGGCGAGGTGATGAACCCGGACCACGTCATCGCCAGTCTCACCAAGCCGGTAGAGTTGAAGATGGAAGTGCGGGTGGCGCGAGGCAGGGGCTATCACCCCGCCATGTCCGAGTCCGACCCGGATGGCGAATCGGTCATCGGGCGCATGAAGTTGGACGCCTCTTTCAGCCCGATCCGCAGGGTGGCCTACGATGTGCAGCGGGCCCGCGTCGAGCGGCGCACGGACCTGGACAAGTTAACGCTGGAAATAGAAACCGACGGCACGATCGCCCCGGGGCAGGCACTGAGCAAGGCTTCCGGCATCCTGATTGACCAGTTCGCGATGTTTGCGGATTTGTCGAAGGAGCGGGACGAGGAGTCCCGCCCCGAGGAGGAGAAGACGGATGCCGACCAGCTCCTGGCTCTGCCGGTGGACGATCTGGACCTGACCGTGCGTTCCGCGAACCGCCTCAAGGGATACGATATTCACTATATCGCGGACCTGGTCGGCAAGTCGGAGAGCGAGCTTCTGCAGACCCCGAATCTGGGGAAGAAATCCCTGACCGAGATCAAGGAAGCGCTGGCGGCAAAGGGACTGTCGCTCGGTATGAGCCAGGCTGGCGCCGCAACGGAGAAAGACCGGAAATAA